TTTGTCGGTTTAGTAACGGCAGTGGCAAAAGGCGGCGGCGCACTTCTAAAATATCTTTTTACGACTTACGGGTTTTTAGGAGCATTTTCAAGGATTCGAAACGCTGCAGCTACGTTTAATAAACCGTTTAGCGGATTCGCCACGGAACGATTCCATAGTGCAGCTCCGATCTCGTGGGGCCCGTATGCGGTACGCGTTCGTCTTTTACCGCCGGAAAATCAAGTCCCGTCTAAGGACGCCTCGAATCATTGGGGTACTGATATGAAGACGCGCCTAGCAAAAGAGCCGCTTGTTTATTCTTTTCAAGTCCAGTTTTTCGTGGATGAGGCGACGACCCCGATCGAAGACGCCTCCAAGAATTGGGCCGAATCGGAAGCTCCTTATATAACCGTTGCTCGACTTACGATCCCTCGGCAAGAATTCGGCGACCAAGAAGCGATTTTATTCCAAACAAAAGTGGAAGAATCCATTTTTGATCCATGGGAAGCGCTGATGGAACATCGTCCTCTGGGAGACGTGATGCGTGCTCGAAAATACGTTTACTTAACGAGCCAAAAAGGAAGAGGAGCCGTTTAAGGAACGTTCTGCGACCGTGAACATTCAGGTATAAACGAAATTTTGCATAGAGTAAAAGAAATCGATTTTCGATAAATCTTCAGAAAGCCGGTCTTTTCGGTTGAACTTAGGATTATTTCTGCTAAAATTGCGATACTTCATGTCATAGATTCCGTCTCCTAACGATGCGATGCATTTCGGAAAACGAGTCTTTATCGAAAGGGAAATCCTATGCATTTTTATGAAACTATCTCCGACGCAATCGCGGGCTTGAAAACGGAAGGTTACTCCGAAGACTTTAATCTTTTATGGAATATGCATCGGAAAGACAGTGAAATCTTTAACTCTCCTCAAAATTTCAAAGTAGATAAATTCTATCGATTTGAGGGCAGCACCGACCCCGCGGACGAGGCCATCGTATATGCGATTTCATCCTCCAAATCTTCCCATCGAGGAATTCTCGTAGACGGTTATGGAATTTCATCCGACGAAGGCACAGGTGACTTGGTCGCTCGGCTATTAAGCAAATCCGGAGAACGATAATCTTATTTTGCGAGAACCTTCCGGAGCTTCCAAATAGTTCTATTTTCTCCGAACTCGGATAGAGAAGACTTATGCACTCGTTTCAAAGGAGTAGAAATGAATTCTTTCTATAAAGATAAGGTCGTCTGGATCACCGGCGCGTCGTCCGGTATCGGGGAGGCAATCGTTCAGGAACTTTCCTCTCAAGGAGCAAAGATCGTCCTTTCGGCTCGAAGAGAGAAGGAACTCAAAAGAGTCAAAACCGAAAATAAATTGACTGATTCCAATTGCCTGATCCTTCCGTTAGATTTAGAAAATTATAATTCTTTAAATAAGTTTCCGTCAAAAGTAATCAAGAAGTTCGGTCGAATCGACGTCCTGATCAATAACGGGGGAATCAGCCAGCGATCTCTCGCTCACGAAACTTCGGTCAAGACCTACGAGTCTCTTATGAACGTGAATTATTTCGGCAATATAGCGCTGACTCTTGCGGTGCTCCCGCTTATGCGAGAGCGAAGCACCGGATGGATTTCTTCGATTTCAAGCGTTGCCGGCCTATTCGGGGTTCCGCTGAGAACCGGCTATTCCGCTACCAAAGCCGCGTTGACCGGTTTTTATGAAGCATTGAGGGCGGAAAATACCGATGCAAAAATCAAAGTCACCTTAGTCTATCCCGGTTTTGTCAAAACGCAAATTTCCAATAACGCTTTGAAGGGCGACGGAAAAAAACAGGGCAAGATGGATCATGTGATATCGAACGGAATCGATCCGAACGAATGTGCAAGACGAATTTTGAATGCGATTGCCGGCGAAAAACTGGAAGTCATCATTGCCGGACCGCGGGAAAATTTCGGAGTTTGGCTGCACAAATTTTTCCCGACTCTTTTTGCTCGCTTTATTGCAAAGGCGAAAGTCACCTGACCCGGCAATTTTTCGAAGATAGATATCGGATCAATATGATATCTATCGAGGACCCGGCCTGACGACCGACCGTGCAACCGATATAATCGTGTTCACACTTCCGATCCGGAAATGCCGTCGTCTATAAGCCGAATCTGATTCTTGCGGATAAAGTTTCTTTTATCATAAATTAAGTAAAGCGCTAACGCCTTACTCGATCACTCTTTCCGCCGCGTTGAGAGCGTTTACCGGCTTTTAATTTACGTGTCGGCTTTTCTTCAACTTCGCTGTCGCCTTCTGCATCATAGGATTCGGGATGAAGAATAAACGAATTCGATTCGGGATGTTGATTGTTTCCTTCCCTTTTTTCCATGATCAGGATATACAAACTCGGCATGACGGTTAACACCAAAAGTAATGCGGAGCTCAATCCCCCCACCATCACCGTAGCCAAGGGCCGTTGAACGTCCGAACCGACGCCGGTAGCCATCGTTGCGGGAATTAACCCTAGCAACGCTAAAAGCATAGTCATCAAACGAGGCCGAAGCTGACTTACTGCCGACGCGACCGAGGCTTCCCGGACGCTCATCTTCGTTACGCCTGGCGTCTTATCGTGCAAATAATGGTTCGCCTTTGAAACGAATAAGATACCCGCCATCGTAGCGATTCCGAAAAGGGAAATAAACCCGACTCCCGCAGATACGTTGAAATAATATCCTCTCGCTAATAAGGCGTAGATTCCTCCGATAAGGGAAAGAGGAATACAGGAAAGCGCCACAAACACCGATCGAAGATCCCGGTACAGCAAATACAATAAACCGAAAATAATCCCGATCGTTAAAGGAATTACGATTGCTAATTGCTTCCCGACCCTCGCCAAGTTCTCGTACTGTCCGCCGTACTTCACTTCGTAACCGTCAGGAAAATGAACTTCTTTCTTTACTCTTTTTTGAAGTTCGGAAACAAAACCGCCTTGGTCCCGCCCTCTCACGTTCAAGCGAACCGTAATCGTTCGTTTACCGTCCTGACGGAAAATCATGGTCGGTGAATCTTCCTGAGTAATATCCGCAAGTTCGGAAAGTGGAATTCTTTCTCCTCTGGGAGAAATGATGGGAATTCTCGCGATTTCCCTGGCCGATTCCCGATAATCCTTAGCAAATCGAACCACAATCCCGTAAAGAGCTCTTTCTTTAGGCGGATCATCCATCGGGCCTTCGTATAAATTACTGATCGGTTCCATCCCTACGGCGGCTTCGATGACTTGCTGAATATCGCTTACATTGATGCCGTATCGAGCTGCGACATCCCTCCGAATTCGAATCACGAGTTGAGGCGCGGGGCCTTCCTGCTCGATCCCGTATTCGCTCGCACCCTTCATTTCCGAAACGATCTTTAAAATCTGATCCGATAAATTCCGCATCACTCTCATGTCTTGCCCGGAAACGAATACGGCCAAGTCTGCGATTGTCCCCATGATCGCCTCGGAGAGATTGTCCATGATCGGTTGTGAAAAGCTGACTCGTACTCCGGGCAACCCGTCTTCAAGATCGTTTCTTAAGCGAAGCAAGAGCTGTTCCTTCGTAATCTTCTCTTTCCAAGCTTTATAATCCTTTAATCCGATATAAACTTCCAGACGGTTCGGAGGTAAAGGATCCGTTCCGTCGTCGTTCCTACCGTACTGGGATAAGATGGTATCTACCATTTCATTTTTATAAATTATTTTTCGGACTTTCGGAATGAACTTCTTCGCTTCAGGTAACGAGATCCCGACGGGAAAATAAAGTCGAAGAGTGAAGCCGCCTTCGTCCAAGGATGGCAGGAACTCCGTTCCGAGTGACATGAATCCGATTACCAACAGTCCTGTTACGGCGGAAAATGCGATGGCAACGACGCGTTTGGATCTATCGACCAGATAATGGACGATTTTTTCATACTGGGTTTCGATCCAATGATAAATCGGATTATGCCATTCGATCGGCCCCGGATTCGAAGATTCGAAATACCTCCGATAAAAAAAGGACATTAGGACCGGAACAATCGTCATCGTGAAAAGCAAAGCGCCGAAAATCGCAAAAGATAATGTGAAAGC
This is a stretch of genomic DNA from Leptospira fainei serovar Hurstbridge str. BUT 6. It encodes these proteins:
- a CDS encoding catalase family protein, which produces MKPASTNWKEDIAADEEARFTGYSKQFQSIQQENSKLFGKGRTLHRNQLLGMKAKLEVLPNLPEHAKQGLFAKPGIFDSWIRLSSGSMKIQPDSKGDIRGFAIKVLGLNSPGALENGNTTAQDFLLINLETFSSPKSDEFVGLVTAVAKGGGALLKYLFTTYGFLGAFSRIRNAAATFNKPFSGFATERFHSAAPISWGPYAVRVRLLPPENQVPSKDASNHWGTDMKTRLAKEPLVYSFQVQFFVDEATTPIEDASKNWAESEAPYITVARLTIPRQEFGDQEAILFQTKVEESIFDPWEALMEHRPLGDVMRARKYVYLTSQKGRGAV
- a CDS encoding SDR family oxidoreductase, translating into MNSFYKDKVVWITGASSGIGEAIVQELSSQGAKIVLSARREKELKRVKTENKLTDSNCLILPLDLENYNSLNKFPSKVIKKFGRIDVLINNGGISQRSLAHETSVKTYESLMNVNYFGNIALTLAVLPLMRERSTGWISSISSVAGLFGVPLRTGYSATKAALTGFYEALRAENTDAKIKVTLVYPGFVKTQISNNALKGDGKKQGKMDHVISNGIDPNECARRILNAIAGEKLEVIIAGPRENFGVWLHKFFPTLFARFIAKAKVT
- a CDS encoding efflux RND transporter permease subunit gives rise to the protein MKIINSIIETALKNRIFTLVAGAVALLIGIWSWIDIRKEAYSDIADTQVRVVAKFPGKATLEVEERVTMPIERVLHSTPNVIVRRSRTINGLVVFQFVFEEGTDDYFARMRLMEKVRDAVIPEEVTPTLAPMSSPVGEVYRYVVESTSGNHTPMELRSIQDWIVIPKMLQVSGIADVVTFGGLPKQFHIVMNPENLIRYQATVADVIEAVQSNNLNTGGNFLLQGEQSLPIRSLGAIRDINQIEDIVVKNLNGVPVFVKNIGTVEIAPPIPSGVLGYTIQNDQEGLIDVDSAVQGLVAMRRWVEPNAFLERVRAKVKEINEKYMPVGTRLRTTYDRGDLVQYTLRTVGTTLLEGIAVVSLVVIFFVGSIRASVVVVATIPFALLFSFTMMNSSGISASLLSLGAVDFGIVVDSAVVMVENIMRRYKNATLQEKQKGIIRFTFECASEVGTEILFAILIIILAYLPIFSFERIEGRLFKPMAFTLSFAIFGALLFTMTIVPVLMSFFYRRYFESSNPGPIEWHNPIYHWIETQYEKIVHYLVDRSKRVVAIAFSAVTGLLVIGFMSLGTEFLPSLDEGGFTLRLYFPVGISLPEAKKFIPKVRKIIYKNEMVDTILSQYGRNDDGTDPLPPNRLEVYIGLKDYKAWKEKITKEQLLLRLRNDLEDGLPGVRVSFSQPIMDNLSEAIMGTIADLAVFVSGQDMRVMRNLSDQILKIVSEMKGASEYGIEQEGPAPQLVIRIRRDVAARYGINVSDIQQVIEAAVGMEPISNLYEGPMDDPPKERALYGIVVRFAKDYRESAREIARIPIISPRGERIPLSELADITQEDSPTMIFRQDGKRTITVRLNVRGRDQGGFVSELQKRVKKEVHFPDGYEVKYGGQYENLARVGKQLAIVIPLTIGIIFGLLYLLYRDLRSVFVALSCIPLSLIGGIYALLARGYYFNVSAGVGFISLFGIATMAGILFVSKANHYLHDKTPGVTKMSVREASVASAVSQLRPRLMTMLLALLGLIPATMATGVGSDVQRPLATVMVGGLSSALLLVLTVMPSLYILIMEKREGNNQHPESNSFILHPESYDAEGDSEVEEKPTRKLKAGKRSQRGGKSDRVRR